From the genome of Clostridium sp. BNL1100, one region includes:
- a CDS encoding dockerin type I domain-containing protein — translation MKYFKKVCITLAALLISTVFAAGIGTQSVNAASTTIPCRQLERLDRGIVAINQGNGKVYVGWRLLGIEPGNIAFNLYRKTAGGMEVKLNSSPIISSTNYVDNGVDTTKDNTYTVKTVLNGIESSESEQYTLAANTPVRQYIPLKLKSLPTGYYTMHVNVGDLDGDGKYDYIVKRMNEDRSPVQVEAYKSDGTFLWRIDLGPNIETYNTAMTSPLIVSDLNSDGKAEVLLKTGESTRFGDGTLIGDTNNDGVTNYCNTASTSYQVLSGPEFISVVDGMTGKELSRADFIARGKVTDWGDDYGNRASFIFMTVAYLDGIHPSVVMSRGPGNVMKVEAWDFKDGKLSQRWKWDARNQTLPSGKHFPDFHAIRAVDVDKDGKDEISWGGSMLDDNGTLLYATELEHGDRFIIGDIDPERDGLECYAIQQNNKDLLGAAIYDADNGTMIKKMYMSAVGDVGRGDCADIDPNYKGMECWSTLENLYNCKGEAIGTEKSFPFLSIWWDGDLLREFFIGVDSNGFNAAINKWNYTTKTSNRLYSVYQEGVKSTYAGRPPFYGDIMSDWREEVILETTDNTELRIYTTTIPTNYRIYTLMHNPAYRNSVDVKGYLSSVYPDYYLGEGMSTPPAPNISTGDGELIKSLRVNDSNNAADWYIQSNLQVGDTVYGDRTYKYTKIPQSVAGSEWIRTACDSKSYLSEEAYFTAKKDISVYIGLDSRITSIPSWLSDWTKTGETISDDNTIIFNLYKKDFTSGSVVRLGTNGGSSSFVNYTVIVKPNTAPAFLYGDVNGDGIVDVLDYSTMRSYLLQITNSMPSSYWQKAGDLNSDGAIDSMDYLYLKMYLLGTIDSLPIST, via the coding sequence ATGAAGTACTTTAAAAAGGTATGCATTACTCTGGCTGCTTTGCTTATCAGTACCGTTTTTGCTGCCGGTATAGGGACGCAATCTGTAAATGCAGCATCAACAACTATTCCATGCAGACAGCTTGAACGTCTGGATAGGGGAATTGTAGCTATTAATCAGGGAAATGGGAAGGTTTATGTGGGCTGGCGTCTTCTTGGGATAGAACCCGGTAATATTGCATTCAATCTTTACCGTAAAACAGCCGGTGGCATGGAAGTTAAACTCAATAGCTCACCCATTATATCCAGTACAAATTATGTTGATAACGGTGTTGATACGACAAAGGATAACACTTATACAGTAAAAACTGTTTTAAACGGAATTGAGAGTAGTGAAAGTGAACAGTATACTTTGGCTGCAAATACTCCTGTCAGACAGTATATTCCTTTAAAATTAAAATCCCTTCCCACCGGATATTATACAATGCATGTAAATGTGGGTGACCTTGATGGGGACGGAAAATATGACTATATAGTAAAGCGTATGAATGAGGACAGGTCTCCTGTGCAGGTAGAGGCCTATAAATCAGACGGAACATTTTTATGGCGTATTGATCTCGGGCCAAATATCGAAACATATAACACAGCCATGACTTCACCTTTGATTGTATCGGATTTAAATAGTGACGGAAAGGCGGAAGTCCTTTTAAAAACCGGTGAAAGCACCAGATTTGGTGATGGTACCTTAATCGGGGACACAAATAATGACGGGGTAACTAACTATTGTAATACAGCATCAACAAGTTACCAGGTTCTATCAGGCCCCGAATTTATTTCTGTAGTTGATGGAATGACAGGTAAAGAGCTAAGCAGAGCAGATTTTATTGCAAGAGGAAAAGTAACAGACTGGGGAGATGACTATGGGAACCGTGCAAGCTTTATTTTTATGACAGTTGCATATCTGGACGGCATTCACCCAAGTGTAGTAATGTCAAGAGGCCCCGGTAACGTTATGAAAGTTGAAGCGTGGGATTTCAAGGATGGAAAGCTTAGTCAGCGATGGAAATGGGATGCCCGGAATCAAACTCTTCCGTCGGGTAAGCACTTTCCTGATTTCCACGCTATACGTGCAGTAGATGTAGATAAGGACGGTAAAGATGAAATATCCTGGGGAGGTTCAATGCTGGATGATAACGGAACCTTGCTTTACGCCACTGAACTTGAACATGGAGACCGGTTCATAATAGGGGATATTGACCCTGAAAGGGACGGCTTGGAATGCTATGCTATACAGCAAAACAACAAGGATCTTTTAGGGGCGGCCATATATGACGCTGATAATGGTACCATGATTAAAAAAATGTATATGAGCGCAGTCGGTGATGTAGGAAGAGGGGATTGCGCTGATATTGATCCAAACTACAAGGGGATGGAATGCTGGTCTACACTTGAGAATTTATACAACTGTAAGGGTGAGGCTATCGGAACAGAAAAATCTTTTCCATTCTTGAGTATATGGTGGGATGGGGATTTGCTCCGGGAATTTTTTATAGGTGTTGACTCAAATGGTTTTAATGCGGCAATCAACAAATGGAATTACACTACAAAAACCAGCAATCGGTTATACTCTGTTTATCAGGAGGGGGTTAAGTCAACATATGCAGGCAGACCGCCTTTCTATGGTGACATTATGAGTGACTGGCGTGAGGAAGTAATTCTTGAAACCACAGACAATACTGAGCTTCGTATTTACACTACAACCATTCCAACGAACTACCGGATATATACCCTGATGCATAACCCGGCATACAGGAATTCCGTAGATGTTAAGGGCTACCTGTCTTCTGTTTACCCTGATTATTATCTGGGCGAAGGTATGTCAACGCCACCGGCTCCTAATATTTCAACAGGGGATGGAGAATTAATAAAATCACTAAGGGTCAACGATTCAAACAATGCAGCTGACTGGTACATACAATCGAATTTGCAAGTTGGTGATACAGTTTATGGAGATAGAACATATAAATATACAAAAATTCCTCAGAGTGTTGCAGGTTCGGAATGGATAAGGACTGCATGTGATTCTAAAAGCTATTTATCTGAGGAAGCGTATTTTACCGCAAAAAAGGACATTTCGGTTTATATTGGTTTGGATTCAAGAATTACCAGTATCCCGTCATGGCTAAGCGACTGGACAAAAACAGGAGAAACAATAAGCGATGATAACACAATTATCTTCAACCTGTACAAAAAGGATTTTACTTCCGGCTCTGTTGTGAGGCTTGGAACTAATGGGGGGTCTTCCAGTTTTGTGAATTATACAGTTATTGTTAAGCCAAACACGGCACCTGCTTTTCTTTATGGTGATGTAAACGGAGACGGTATTGTGGATGTTCTGGATTACAGTACCATGAGAAGTTATCTTCTACAGATAACCAATTCAATGCCCTCTTCATATTGGCAGAAGGCGGGAGATTTGAATTCCGACGGTGCTATAGACAGTATGGATTATTTGTATCTGAAAATGTACTTGTTGGGGACAATTGATTCGCTTCCTATTTCGACATAA
- a CDS encoding cellulase family glycosylhydrolase produces MEANIDGMPWEDAWGNPKITQALITKIKSLGFKTIRIPISYLKKIGAAPDYTIDAAWLARIKEVVDYAFNEGMYVVINMHGDGYNTITGSWLLVNSNDQATIKAKYQKVWQQIANTFVNYDEHLIFESMNEEFDGNYSNPNPTYYANLNAYNQIFVDTVRQTSGNNSARWLLIPGWNTNIDYTTGNFGFVLPTDTYRSATIPSSEKRIMISVHYYSPWDFCGDNSGTITQWGATATDNYRKSTWGQEDYMDSQLKAMYDKFVTQGYPFVVGEWGAVDKTSADSTNNKYRQIFAKTICSYCKKYGGVPIVWDNNYNQAYGFGLLDRKTMTVTQQGIIDAIMSGMGTGGTGIMGDINGDNMIDALDVAMFKQYLLGKITVTPEVFHVMDMNADNSVDAIDFALLKKLILGPIY; encoded by the coding sequence ATGGAGGCTAATATTGACGGTATGCCATGGGAAGATGCCTGGGGTAATCCTAAAATCACACAAGCTCTTATTACTAAAATAAAGTCATTGGGCTTCAAAACAATTCGTATTCCAATATCATATTTAAAAAAAATAGGGGCTGCACCGGATTATACAATTGATGCTGCGTGGCTGGCGAGAATTAAAGAAGTTGTCGATTACGCCTTCAATGAGGGCATGTATGTAGTTATAAACATGCATGGAGACGGCTATAACACAATTACCGGTTCATGGCTGCTTGTAAATTCCAATGATCAGGCAACTATTAAAGCTAAATATCAAAAAGTATGGCAGCAGATTGCAAATACATTTGTAAATTACGATGAGCATTTAATTTTTGAATCTATGAACGAAGAATTTGACGGTAATTATAGCAATCCAAACCCTACATACTATGCAAATCTGAATGCCTATAATCAGATATTTGTGGACACCGTACGACAAACCAGCGGAAATAACAGTGCAAGGTGGTTGCTGATTCCCGGCTGGAATACCAATATTGATTATACAACAGGCAACTTTGGATTTGTTCTACCGACAGACACCTACAGGTCTGCTACAATTCCAAGCTCAGAAAAGAGAATAATGATATCTGTTCACTATTATTCGCCATGGGATTTTTGTGGAGATAATTCAGGAACAATAACACAGTGGGGAGCAACGGCTACAGACAATTACAGAAAATCAACCTGGGGTCAGGAAGACTATATGGATTCCCAGCTTAAGGCCATGTATGATAAATTCGTAACACAAGGATACCCATTTGTTGTGGGCGAATGGGGCGCAGTAGATAAAACAAGTGCAGATTCTACTAATAATAAATATCGTCAGATATTTGCTAAAACAATTTGTTCGTATTGCAAAAAATATGGCGGTGTTCCCATTGTCTGGGATAATAACTACAACCAAGCCTATGGATTTGGTTTGCTTGACAGGAAAACCATGACTGTAACACAACAAGGAATTATTGATGCAATAATGAGCGGAATGGGCACAGGCGGCACAGGTATTATGGGAGATATTAACGGGGATAATATGATAGATGCTCTTGATGTTGCAATGTTTAAGCAATATCTTCTGGGAAAGATAACTGTCACCCCGGAGGTTTTCCATGTAATGGATATGAATGCTGATAACAGTGTGGATGCCATTGACTTTGCATTGTTAAAAAAATTGATATTAGGTCCAATTTATTAA
- a CDS encoding MYG1 family protein has product MDTIKEFKKVGTHSGKFHADEVMATAILKQIFEIELTRTRDPEILEKQDLIYDIGNGEFDHHQLEKEYRDNGTPYAACGLIWRKFGRQGILSKHPEVSENEVEIIFRYVDAVLIEGIDAADNGIRTTENIIPTMCISSIIGGYNPTWDSPESVDAAFNDAVGFAEDILENLIDQKVSTLKAKTFVIEAYNNRTRPELLILDNSYPWERTLKEIDINKEVLFVIYPKEEGFYIQTVREYGEVRRDRKSLPEEWAGKREEELGRIIGIKDAVFCHTSRFIAKAGSFDSILRMADIAISKPEPKIENRVADRNIFDILRLILQNKLVIKIRRNR; this is encoded by the coding sequence GTGGATACAATTAAAGAATTTAAGAAAGTAGGAACTCATAGCGGTAAATTTCATGCTGATGAAGTAATGGCAACGGCTATACTCAAACAAATATTTGAAATTGAGTTGACCAGAACCAGAGACCCGGAGATACTTGAAAAACAGGATTTAATATATGATATTGGTAATGGTGAGTTTGACCATCATCAATTGGAAAAAGAGTACCGGGACAATGGTACTCCATACGCTGCTTGCGGACTGATATGGAGAAAGTTCGGAAGGCAAGGGATATTATCAAAGCACCCTGAAGTATCTGAAAATGAAGTTGAAATTATTTTCAGATATGTAGATGCGGTACTGATAGAGGGAATTGATGCAGCGGATAACGGTATCAGAACAACAGAGAACATCATTCCTACTATGTGCATATCCTCTATTATTGGTGGCTATAACCCTACATGGGATTCCCCCGAATCAGTAGATGCGGCCTTTAACGACGCAGTAGGTTTTGCGGAAGATATACTGGAAAATTTAATAGATCAAAAGGTTTCAACACTTAAAGCGAAGACTTTTGTAATCGAGGCTTACAATAATCGTACAAGGCCGGAACTGTTAATATTAGATAACTCTTATCCATGGGAACGTACATTAAAAGAAATTGATATAAATAAAGAAGTTCTCTTTGTAATTTATCCAAAGGAAGAAGGCTTCTATATACAAACTGTTCGTGAGTACGGTGAAGTACGTAGGGACAGAAAAAGTCTTCCAGAGGAGTGGGCTGGGAAAAGAGAAGAGGAACTGGGCCGTATTATTGGCATAAAAGATGCGGTCTTTTGCCATACATCAAGATTTATAGCTAAAGCAGGTTCATTTGATAGTATATTGAGAATGGCGGATATAGCTATTTCAAAGCCTGAACCAAAGATAGAAAACAGGGTTGCAGATAGAAATATTTTTGATATTTTAAGGTTAATTTTACAAAATAAATTAGTGATTAAGATCAGAAGAAATAGATAA